The genomic region TCCATCCACATACAGCGTCGGATTGTCGCTCAGGCCCGGACCGATGTTGATACCCGGCGTCGTGTCGTCGGTCACCGGTTCCGTGCTCGTTGCACTCTGCACCGGACCGGCGTTATCGGCGTAATCGGCCGGTGCCGTCGGCTTTGACGACGACCCCGAATCATCATCACTATCCACGGCAAGCGCAATACCACCGGCACCTAATACACCTCCAAGCAAAAGCAGACCCGAAGGGTCATCATCCTCTTCCACGGTATACCAACCGTTTTCTAAAGAAACTTCCCCCGTGACGGTAGCATCCAGCGCGATATCAAGTACAACCCTGCCCTGGTACTCCACAACCAAACGGCCATCACGAATTTCGATGTGTGCATTCGATGGAGTCAGGCGCGTACCATCGACAATGATGATGAAGCCCTGACCCGAAAGTTCTGCGAAATTGTCAGCAAAGGTTTCGACGCTGATCTGCCCGGACTGTTTTCCTTCGGATTGCCGATACTGGACTTTGACGTCAGGTGACTGATGAAGAATCCTAGCCATGATGTATAAAGTATTAATGGTTAAACAAACCCACCATAATGTGGTTTTATTATAAA from Prosthecochloris marina harbors:
- a CDS encoding Ig-like domain-containing protein produces the protein MFGKSPEKLYNKTTLWWVCLTINTLYIMARILHQSPDVKVQYRQSEGKQSGQISVETFADNFAELSGQGFIIIVDGTRLTPSNAHIEIRDGRLVVEYQGRVVLDIALDATVTGEVSLENGWYTVEEDDDPSGLLLLGGVLGAGGIALAVDSDDDSGSSSKPTAPADYADNAGPVQSATSTEPVTDDTTPGINIGPGLSDNPTLYVDGVEVPATYDPVTGTLTPDTPLGDGTYDFTYTLTDEAGNEGPASDPLTI